One window from the genome of Pedobacter schmidteae encodes:
- a CDS encoding glycoside hydrolase family 38 C-terminal domain-containing protein, whose translation MKTLNITLSISLVFVLIGFKGLAQNNTFNIIKDISANEISLSASSSFGSKQSVSHLTDGSGIHNNLHDNNVNALTMWHTAANPLGSIPAKGLPSFKAWLRFDFSMPKSFNRLLIWNHNQENLTNRGFRLIKVYGTIDGTSWFQLSTLELPNAKDMNGKATEVVIKEKKSLKAVIIAAESNWGGNVYGLSEVKFLSELKVDKSNFPFPSDLECASTSVYRYCKDGKPGREIILNFKGSNLFQASKIEVSAEGRTEITSVQFHKEGLASTKVTLPSEVGVEKEVSILVTVKSGNKTLKKSFVLAAQRQWTVYIYPHSHVDIGYTNTQANVEIIHKRNLVNGMKLAKETANYPQGSRYVWNPEVIWPVERYLKNATPTEREELLDAIRKGYIHLDAGYINDNTSITADEEFPRFFSDAKRLEKATGVPVSTIVQVDIPGMTWGIVPMAAQFGIKYVFAPFNGSDRIGLADKFNFKPFWWIGQDGVSKVLFLQPGDYTPGARAKGFKYWPLMAGQKDPDKLLQIVKTAHPRENFIDGYLWGKLNELETNKEYPYDLFPMTWAMADNTPIDADLPEAVKSWNEEYAFPHLVISSSTGIMSAFEKKYGDVIPSYKGDFTEYWTDGLGTAAKETSMNRNSKERLIQSDILWSMLRPKEKAPRIELDEAWRNVLMGSEHTWCYMNPNQADMQDVIWKVKQNFFKTAEQSSLQILSNTLKPIAAETSNIVGVFNTLSWSRGGLVTLTSEQSKGFNSVRDEHKKTITSQRLSTGELVFLASEIPAFGTKNYFLSTKAEEKSDVKMAKGNILDNGIFKVIIDPVSGDVINITDNTGVEFVNKNDASNINSFRYLLGSGEPASGGPQYAANTNEVKNSDAQKLVKATGPTEVKTVIKENGPLVASILVTSKADGCNSLTREVRVVAGKPEIEIDNLVDKIATTKKEGIHFGFAFDVPNGRTRMDIPWGVVEVEKDQLPAANRNWMSFQRWLDISNEDKGISWCALDAPTFESGNMTANIIGGAFHSPEWIKHLPPSSTIYSWALNNHWHTNFPLYQEGKLNFRYRILPHKYAYDAVKVNRFGLEQSQPLIATPVKEKVNSTPVVKIDNEHVFISIIKTSADGKSMIIRLRSLSEKTETVTLSFPSFNPKSIRTCIADEAPGNDVGSTINLLPHGITTLIIE comes from the coding sequence ATGAAAACATTAAATATCACGCTCTCAATCAGTTTAGTTTTCGTGCTCATTGGCTTTAAAGGTTTAGCACAAAACAATACATTCAACATAATTAAGGATATTTCTGCAAATGAAATTAGCTTGTCGGCATCAAGTAGTTTCGGTTCGAAGCAAAGTGTTAGCCATTTGACAGATGGTTCCGGTATTCACAACAATTTACATGACAATAACGTTAATGCACTCACCATGTGGCATACCGCTGCAAATCCATTAGGTAGTATCCCCGCAAAAGGATTGCCTTCATTTAAGGCCTGGCTGAGATTTGATTTTTCAATGCCAAAATCGTTTAACAGGCTATTGATATGGAATCATAACCAGGAGAATCTGACTAACCGTGGTTTTCGTTTAATAAAGGTGTATGGAACAATTGATGGGACCAGTTGGTTTCAGTTAAGCACACTTGAATTGCCAAATGCTAAAGACATGAATGGAAAGGCGACTGAAGTCGTCATTAAGGAGAAAAAATCTTTAAAAGCAGTAATTATTGCTGCTGAATCCAATTGGGGCGGTAATGTTTATGGATTAAGTGAAGTGAAGTTTTTATCTGAGCTTAAAGTTGATAAATCAAATTTTCCTTTTCCTAGTGACTTAGAATGTGCCTCGACAAGCGTATACCGTTATTGTAAAGACGGAAAGCCGGGGAGAGAAATAATACTCAATTTTAAAGGTAGTAATTTATTTCAGGCTTCCAAGATAGAAGTTTCGGCAGAAGGTAGAACAGAAATCACATCTGTTCAATTCCATAAAGAGGGTTTGGCATCAACAAAGGTTACGCTGCCATCTGAAGTTGGTGTAGAGAAAGAAGTTTCTATATTGGTGACCGTAAAATCAGGAAATAAAACGCTAAAAAAATCATTTGTTTTAGCTGCGCAAAGACAATGGACGGTTTACATATATCCACATTCCCATGTAGATATTGGATATACAAACACTCAGGCCAATGTTGAAATTATCCATAAACGGAACCTTGTTAACGGAATGAAGCTGGCCAAGGAAACAGCAAACTATCCCCAGGGTTCTCGTTATGTTTGGAATCCAGAGGTGATCTGGCCGGTGGAACGCTATTTAAAAAATGCAACGCCAACCGAAAGGGAAGAATTATTGGATGCGATTCGAAAAGGCTACATTCATCTTGATGCCGGTTATATTAATGACAATACAAGTATTACTGCAGATGAAGAATTTCCAAGGTTTTTTAGTGATGCAAAGAGACTGGAAAAAGCAACAGGCGTTCCGGTAAGCACAATTGTTCAGGTGGATATTCCTGGCATGACCTGGGGAATTGTGCCTATGGCAGCCCAGTTTGGGATAAAATATGTTTTTGCTCCTTTTAATGGGTCAGATCGTATAGGATTGGCCGATAAATTCAATTTTAAACCATTCTGGTGGATTGGACAGGATGGCGTTTCAAAGGTATTGTTTCTTCAACCAGGGGATTATACGCCAGGTGCAAGAGCGAAGGGATTTAAATACTGGCCTTTAATGGCTGGCCAAAAGGATCCTGATAAATTATTGCAAATTGTTAAAACAGCTCATCCCCGTGAAAACTTTATTGATGGTTATTTATGGGGGAAACTCAATGAGCTGGAAACCAATAAAGAGTATCCATATGATTTGTTTCCAATGACCTGGGCCATGGCAGACAATACACCTATAGATGCCGACTTACCTGAGGCTGTGAAGAGCTGGAATGAAGAATATGCGTTTCCTCACCTGGTCATTTCAAGTTCAACGGGAATCATGTCAGCTTTTGAAAAAAAATATGGGGATGTAATTCCTTCATACAAAGGAGATTTTACGGAGTACTGGACAGATGGCCTTGGTACAGCAGCCAAAGAGACATCCATGAACCGTAACTCCAAAGAGCGGTTAATTCAATCGGATATTCTTTGGTCAATGCTCCGTCCAAAAGAAAAGGCACCCCGAATTGAACTTGATGAAGCTTGGCGTAATGTCCTGATGGGATCGGAACACACTTGGTGTTACATGAACCCTAATCAGGCTGATATGCAGGATGTCATATGGAAAGTAAAGCAAAATTTCTTTAAAACAGCTGAACAGAGTAGTCTGCAAATACTTTCAAATACTTTGAAACCAATTGCAGCCGAAACATCCAACATTGTGGGTGTATTTAATACCTTGTCCTGGTCACGTGGTGGGTTGGTAACACTTACCAGTGAGCAAAGTAAGGGCTTTAATTCTGTCAGAGATGAGCATAAAAAGACCATTACTTCCCAACGATTAAGTACTGGAGAATTGGTGTTTTTAGCATCGGAGATTCCCGCTTTTGGAACAAAAAACTATTTTTTGAGTACTAAAGCAGAAGAGAAATCGGATGTTAAAATGGCAAAAGGGAATATCCTGGATAACGGGATATTCAAAGTAATAATAGATCCTGTTTCCGGAGATGTTATCAATATAACAGACAATACGGGTGTTGAATTTGTAAATAAGAATGATGCTTCTAATATCAATAGTTTCAGGTACCTTCTGGGAAGTGGAGAGCCTGCATCCGGAGGACCACAATATGCTGCAAATACAAATGAGGTTAAGAATAGTGATGCTCAGAAATTGGTAAAAGCCACTGGTCCAACAGAAGTGAAAACTGTTATTAAGGAGAATGGGCCTCTTGTAGCATCAATACTGGTCACTTCAAAAGCTGACGGTTGTAACAGTTTAACTCGTGAAGTTCGCGTTGTAGCCGGTAAACCCGAAATTGAAATAGATAATTTGGTAGACAAGATAGCAACAACTAAAAAAGAAGGAATACATTTTGGATTTGCCTTTGACGTTCCGAATGGACGTACACGAATGGATATTCCCTGGGGTGTTGTGGAAGTTGAAAAAGATCAACTTCCTGCTGCAAATCGCAATTGGATGAGTTTTCAGCGTTGGCTGGATATTTCCAATGAGGATAAGGGAATCTCCTGGTGCGCGCTTGATGCACCTACCTTCGAAAGTGGTAATATGACTGCTAATATTATTGGAGGAGCTTTTCATTCTCCTGAATGGATTAAACACTTGCCGCCAAGCTCCACCATTTATTCCTGGGCGCTTAATAATCATTGGCATACAAATTTCCCTCTATACCAGGAAGGTAAACTGAATTTCCGTTACAGGATATTACCCCATAAATATGCTTATGATGCGGTAAAGGTGAATCGTTTTGGTCTCGAACAATCACAACCGCTGATTGCTACGCCGGTTAAAGAAAAAGTAAATAGTACACCCGTGGTAAAAATAGACAATGAGCATGTTTTTATTTCGATCATTAAAACATCCGCGGATGGCAAATCAATGATTATTCGATTGCGATCTTTATCCGAAAAGACAGAGACAGTGACGCTTTCGTTTCCTTCTTTCAATCCAAAATCGATTCGAACCTGCATTGCAGATGAAGCTCCAGGGAATGACGTAGGAAGTACAATCAATTTGTTGCCACATGGAATTACAACACTTATAATAGAATAG
- a CDS encoding AraC family transcriptional regulator: protein MKATLIEIAPSQSSSIAIKMIKQNHFTTPFHFHDYCELNYVKKSFGKRVVGDSINNFFEGDLVLMSPNLPHVWYNDPEILKDPSISCAEAIVTYFPIDFLDKLTNDNIVLSKTQHLFEKAKRGLRFYGETKRKVVNHLEAMANIETLPLLIKFLEIINILLSSKEYEPLANLGYNHSYKEKDAERMNGVYKYLMMNFANPISLAEIASIANMTPPAFCSFFKKRTEKCFTDFLNELRIGHACKLLQNQKLSISEVCFESGYQNFTTFNMSFKKITGKTPSDYRKEYLLSANQY from the coding sequence ATGAAAGCCACATTGATTGAAATAGCTCCTTCCCAATCTTCCTCAATTGCCATAAAGATGATTAAACAGAATCATTTTACTACCCCATTTCACTTTCATGATTACTGTGAACTTAACTATGTAAAAAAAAGCTTTGGAAAAAGAGTAGTGGGAGATAGTATTAACAACTTTTTTGAGGGGGATTTAGTTTTAATGAGCCCCAACCTTCCGCATGTCTGGTACAATGATCCGGAAATTTTAAAAGACCCTTCTATTTCGTGTGCAGAAGCAATTGTAACTTATTTCCCAATTGATTTTCTGGACAAACTCACCAATGATAATATAGTTTTATCAAAAACACAGCATCTTTTTGAAAAGGCAAAAAGAGGGTTACGGTTTTACGGCGAAACCAAAAGGAAGGTAGTCAATCACCTGGAAGCAATGGCCAACATAGAAACTCTTCCCTTATTAATTAAATTCCTTGAAATAATAAACATCCTTTTAAGTTCGAAAGAATATGAACCACTTGCAAATCTGGGATACAACCACTCTTATAAAGAAAAAGATGCTGAAAGAATGAATGGAGTATATAAATATTTAATGATGAATTTTGCTAACCCCATTTCATTAGCAGAGATTGCGTCTATCGCCAATATGACCCCTCCGGCGTTTTGTAGTTTTTTTAAGAAGAGAACTGAAAAGTGTTTTACTGATTTTTTAAATGAATTAAGAATAGGCCATGCTTGTAAACTTTTACAAAATCAGAAATTATCCATTTCCGAGGTATGTTTTGAAAGCGGATATCAAAATTTTACTACCTTCAATATGTCTTTTAAAAAAATAACAGGCAAGACCCCAAGTGACTACCGAAAAGAATATTTGCTTTCTGCCAATCAGTATTGA
- a CDS encoding endonuclease/exonuclease/phosphatase family protein, with protein MKHTLFYLTLVLFFLDCEAQKQPKTFKVMSWNILHGANDVKDGKAHAIQIIREINPDVILMVETYGSGKIIADSLGYNFHLIAPEGTSFDDKNVNLSIISRYPFGERIDTDFPFYLGGREIIVQNRKIRFFSNWFHYLPWENEPEKMGKTAEELLVWEKTGSKYEMIQKVLPYIKKYAAETDSIPMVLGGDLNTPSHLDWDIKTKKIHNNLVVPWYSTKVLEDIGLVDTYRTLNPNSITHPGITWHTKGERDSHRIDYIFYKSPKLKAIKSESYKVFWNETINLNGKEILYPSDHGFVVTTFEIK; from the coding sequence ATGAAGCATACACTATTTTATTTAACGTTAGTATTATTTTTTTTGGATTGTGAGGCTCAAAAGCAACCAAAGACTTTTAAAGTAATGTCTTGGAATATATTGCATGGAGCAAATGATGTTAAGGATGGCAAAGCCCATGCAATACAGATTATAAGGGAAATTAACCCGGATGTAATATTAATGGTGGAAACTTACGGTTCTGGTAAAATAATAGCCGATTCCTTAGGTTACAACTTTCATTTAATTGCTCCAGAAGGTACTTCTTTTGATGATAAGAATGTTAATTTGTCAATTATATCCAGGTATCCTTTCGGGGAACGAATTGATACTGATTTTCCTTTTTATCTCGGTGGAAGAGAAATTATAGTTCAAAACCGGAAGATAAGATTTTTCTCGAATTGGTTTCATTATTTACCATGGGAAAATGAGCCGGAAAAAATGGGTAAAACGGCAGAAGAACTTCTTGTTTGGGAAAAAACAGGAAGTAAATATGAAATGATACAAAAGGTGTTGCCCTATATAAAAAAATATGCTGCAGAAACGGATTCAATACCGATGGTTCTTGGTGGAGATTTGAATACTCCTTCTCATTTGGATTGGGATATAAAGACAAAAAAAATACATAATAATTTGGTGGTTCCCTGGTATTCAACAAAAGTATTAGAGGATATTGGACTGGTAGATACTTATAGAACCTTGAATCCCAATTCTATCACACACCCAGGTATCACATGGCATACTAAAGGAGAAAGAGATAGCCATCGGATAGATTATATATTTTACAAAAGTCCAAAGTTAAAAGCTATAAAATCCGAGTCTTATAAGGTGTTTTGGAATGAGACAATAAATCTGAATGGTAAAGAAATTTTATATCCTTCTGACCATGGTTTTGTCGTGACAACATTTGAAATAAAGTAA
- a CDS encoding GH92 family glycosyl hydrolase, translated as MKKIGLLLIIYFFSLSTYSQKYTLWQIGKQDNSAAEFALAPAGKGSFLADFGGENAVFAIGHSTPQKHWPYVLPGPLDSWAGGGYWSGFYPRHFPKIAFNLKNPVSKGTSKLIINFTDVNAEKPTVLRVEINGHRQELKMYAGNGKSLDGNDSAGKEITASFDVSEKWLKKGLNIIQMGMVSGSWAVFDNIRMEGDRGVQVENISSSLILSAKAAPFELKLGNKRIQPLLIDIIQMDKEESLSVYIGGLPPVTKNIEKGHAVIEIPMPAVASTKQHLNSPITIKSGNKIIYTGNVIRSKQCLQTYADYVDLLMGTGNSRWMFKPGPSLPLSMVQIAPDNQDETWKAGYEYTVENIMGFSHFSDWTMCGLLTMPTSGKLQVNPGTEKDPDGGYRSRIDKKSEIAQIGKYSVFMTDARIKAEITATRRASLQRYTFPALDSARILVDLFTPNEYPHNLKEAKVTKVTSSEIEGVATYYNAFTGYSLEQLYTVYFVMQFSKPFQSMGGWVNNKVKPVTEYIGAWNRTHEFESQPTVHNNINTIQGKGDLGVFLNFKTKQGEAIEVRTGVSLVDLEGARNNLQKEMIEPFGWDFEKVVQNAREVWNEYLGRIQIETDDHLQKVKFYTNLYRAIAAKAIWSDADGRYVDEEEQIRRLDNKEDCIVSGEYWNTFWNNQQLFNLVAPEISSKWARSGIELYKNSGWFNTDPAGIEHTGVMVAMHGVSQIQGAWQSGIRDFDLKTAYSGFKKMLTTSPQKYLGGGTVGVEDIGPYMKYGYIPLGMGSVSNTMEYAYDDWCLAQMALVLNKKEDYTHFNKRSENWRNIFDKESGFARPKDKEGNWLKQFDPYHTPGFVEGNAFNYTWFVPHNPEALISEMGKERFVNRLNEAMEKSAVANFNASGDDFSSFPINHGNEPAMEVAYLFNWAGKPWLTQKWTRAIQEQYYGTTPYDAYPGDEDLGQMSSWFVMSAIGFFQMDGGCSAKPIYEIGSPRYPRTTILFNNKYNRGVKFTIEAHHASKENKYIQSAKLNGKLIQDFKILQSEVFRGGTLVLEMSKKPNLKWGMVR; from the coding sequence ATGAAAAAAATCGGATTACTTTTAATCATATACTTTTTTTCTCTATCAACTTACAGCCAAAAATACACACTTTGGCAAATAGGAAAACAAGATAACAGTGCCGCCGAATTTGCTTTGGCTCCTGCTGGAAAAGGTAGCTTTTTGGCTGATTTTGGTGGCGAAAATGCGGTATTCGCGATTGGTCATTCTACACCGCAGAAGCATTGGCCTTATGTGTTGCCTGGCCCATTGGATAGTTGGGCTGGCGGTGGGTACTGGTCGGGATTTTATCCGCGTCATTTTCCGAAAATAGCATTCAATTTAAAGAATCCGGTTTCAAAAGGCACCTCTAAACTTATTATTAATTTTACAGATGTTAATGCGGAGAAACCGACAGTATTGCGGGTAGAAATAAACGGGCACCGCCAGGAATTAAAGATGTATGCTGGAAATGGCAAATCATTAGACGGTAACGATTCTGCTGGTAAAGAAATCACGGCATCTTTTGATGTATCGGAAAAATGGTTGAAAAAAGGATTAAATATTATCCAAATGGGTATGGTTTCAGGATCATGGGCCGTATTTGACAACATCCGAATGGAAGGGGATAGGGGAGTGCAAGTTGAAAATATTTCTTCATCCTTAATTCTTTCTGCTAAAGCCGCGCCATTCGAACTGAAACTGGGAAATAAACGGATTCAACCTTTGCTCATTGATATTATTCAAATGGATAAAGAAGAATCCCTTAGTGTTTACATTGGCGGATTGCCCCCGGTTACAAAAAATATAGAAAAGGGGCATGCTGTTATAGAAATACCAATGCCAGCAGTAGCAAGTACTAAACAGCATTTGAATTCTCCCATTACGATAAAATCAGGTAATAAAATTATTTATACTGGTAATGTAATCCGTTCCAAACAATGCCTTCAAACTTATGCGGACTATGTTGATCTGCTGATGGGAACCGGCAACTCCCGCTGGATGTTCAAGCCGGGACCTTCATTGCCTCTTAGTATGGTTCAGATAGCTCCTGACAATCAGGACGAAACCTGGAAAGCAGGGTATGAATACACCGTGGAAAATATTATGGGGTTCAGCCATTTTTCCGATTGGACGATGTGTGGTTTGCTGACTATGCCTACTAGTGGTAAGCTACAGGTAAATCCAGGGACAGAAAAGGATCCCGATGGTGGTTATCGTTCAAGGATTGATAAAAAATCGGAGATTGCACAAATTGGAAAATACAGTGTGTTCATGACTGATGCCCGTATTAAAGCCGAAATCACCGCGACAAGACGGGCATCTCTTCAGCGTTATACATTTCCAGCTTTGGACTCCGCAAGAATATTGGTTGATTTGTTTACGCCAAATGAGTATCCCCATAATTTGAAGGAGGCAAAAGTGACGAAAGTTACCAGTAGCGAAATAGAAGGGGTTGCTACTTATTATAACGCATTTACCGGTTATTCATTGGAACAATTGTACACCGTTTACTTTGTGATGCAGTTTAGTAAACCATTTCAATCCATGGGAGGTTGGGTTAATAATAAGGTAAAGCCTGTTACCGAATATATTGGAGCATGGAATCGTACCCATGAATTTGAATCGCAACCAACTGTACATAACAATATAAATACGATACAAGGAAAAGGGGATCTGGGAGTGTTCTTAAATTTTAAAACTAAACAGGGAGAGGCTATAGAGGTACGAACTGGGGTATCATTAGTTGATTTAGAGGGAGCCAGAAACAATCTTCAAAAAGAAATGATAGAACCTTTCGGCTGGGATTTTGAAAAAGTGGTACAAAACGCCCGTGAGGTATGGAATGAATATTTGGGACGTATTCAGATAGAGACGGATGACCATTTGCAAAAAGTGAAGTTTTACACTAATTTATATCGTGCGATTGCAGCCAAAGCCATTTGGAGTGATGCTGATGGTAGGTACGTGGATGAAGAGGAGCAGATTCGTCGGCTTGACAATAAAGAAGACTGTATTGTGAGTGGGGAGTACTGGAATACTTTTTGGAATAATCAGCAATTGTTCAATTTAGTTGCCCCCGAGATATCATCAAAATGGGCGCGGTCTGGTATTGAGCTCTATAAGAATAGCGGTTGGTTTAATACCGATCCTGCTGGAATAGAGCATACTGGAGTGATGGTGGCTATGCATGGTGTTTCACAGATACAAGGTGCCTGGCAAAGTGGTATCCGAGATTTTGATCTCAAAACAGCTTATTCAGGTTTCAAAAAAATGCTGACTACATCTCCTCAAAAATATTTGGGCGGAGGTACTGTAGGTGTGGAGGATATTGGACCTTATATGAAGTATGGATACATCCCGTTGGGTATGGGGTCGGTATCTAATACAATGGAGTATGCTTATGATGATTGGTGTTTGGCACAGATGGCTTTAGTGCTAAATAAAAAAGAAGACTATACTCACTTTAATAAACGGTCAGAAAACTGGAGAAATATCTTTGATAAAGAATCCGGTTTCGCAAGACCAAAGGACAAAGAGGGGAATTGGCTGAAACAATTTGACCCTTATCATACACCGGGTTTTGTAGAAGGGAATGCCTTTAATTATACCTGGTTTGTTCCGCACAATCCCGAAGCACTTATTTCCGAAATGGGTAAAGAGCGGTTTGTTAATCGCTTAAATGAGGCGATGGAAAAATCAGCGGTAGCCAACTTTAATGCTTCTGGAGATGATTTTTCTTCGTTTCCGATTAACCATGGTAATGAACCTGCTATGGAGGTTGCTTATTTGTTTAACTGGGCTGGCAAACCTTGGCTTACTCAAAAATGGACACGTGCCATACAGGAACAGTATTATGGAACGACACCTTATGATGCCTATCCGGGTGATGAGGACCTCGGTCAAATGAGTAGTTGGTTTGTCATGAGTGCTATTGGTTTTTTTCAAATGGATGGAGGATGTTCGGCAAAGCCTATTTATGAAATTGGTAGTCCTAGGTATCCCCGTACTACAATTCTATTTAACAACAAATACAATAGAGGAGTGAAATTTACAATTGAAGCACACCATGCCTCAAAAGAAAATAAATATATTCAATCTGCAAAGTTAAATGGAAAGTTGATACAGGATTTTAAGATTTTGCAAAGTGAAGTTTTTAGAGGAGGTACATTGGTATTGGAGATGAGTAAAAAACCCAATTTAAAATGGGGTATGGTGAGATGA
- a CDS encoding GH92 family glycosyl hydrolase — protein MKLKPVLFCLLNFLGVVLFGQEKKPVDYVDVFMGTSNSRWMLGPYATMPYGMIQLGPDNQGANQGYNWMAGYEYAINSVDGFSHLHAWTMAGLRLMPTTADLSYSDEPTDSPYKGAGAGYHSRIQKETEKASPGYYSVYLYDHDVKAEMAVTTRCGLQSYTFPEKKESRILIDLQFPAEYDFNVKDAKITKVTDTEIEGYAESSSGGFNDYKVCFILQFDKPFQSFNAWTGKKLTRNCKEISGKGDVGAFVTYNTKKGDQVHVRSGISLVSIEQARLNLKTEMEPFGWNIEAVKQNAEATWNTLLSTIKVEGGTEIDKVKFYTNLYRVFAAKQTWSDVNGKYVDPAENVQTLEYCKSIYGGDAFWNTFWNSNGVLSLIAPDIMENWVGTQLELFERTGWTGKGPTGLEYSGIMEGSHEIALMVAAYQKGIIKDKVIARKIYEAAKFMMMTEGVAIYGGEAGNPKLKEYMKFGYVPYEIGKTNKVLDYAFDDYCVAQMAKSLGKKADYDYFIKRSQNYRNVFNADLKFVVPKDSNGKWMSNYDEFSNNSFVEGNGWEYSFYVPHDVDGLIGLMGKNLFNKRLNEGFQKSVEYKFAAHALDRTTGERNEFYINQGNEINMQPAFLFNYSGKPWLTQKWTRDILETFYGATPYQAWEGDEDEGQMGGWFVMSSMGLFEMRGGTETNPELDLTSPLFDKITIQLDPKFYKGKEFVIEAHNNSKENIYIQSATLNGKPLTWAKIHFKDMVNGGKLLFEMGPLPNKNWGGKQ, from the coding sequence ATGAAACTTAAGCCAGTATTATTTTGTCTTCTTAATTTTCTTGGAGTAGTATTGTTTGGGCAAGAAAAAAAACCGGTTGATTATGTAGATGTTTTTATGGGAACATCTAATTCACGTTGGATGCTTGGTCCTTATGCGACTATGCCCTATGGAATGATTCAATTAGGTCCCGATAATCAAGGAGCTAATCAAGGATATAACTGGATGGCAGGTTATGAATATGCCATAAACAGTGTAGATGGTTTTAGCCACCTCCATGCCTGGACCATGGCAGGCTTACGATTAATGCCTACCACCGCCGATTTAAGCTATTCCGATGAACCAACCGACTCACCTTATAAAGGTGCTGGTGCTGGCTATCATTCACGAATTCAAAAAGAAACCGAGAAAGCCTCACCGGGGTATTATTCTGTATATCTATATGATCATGATGTTAAAGCAGAAATGGCGGTTACAACTCGTTGCGGACTTCAAAGTTATACATTTCCGGAGAAAAAGGAATCGCGTATTTTGATCGATTTGCAGTTTCCTGCCGAATATGATTTTAATGTAAAAGATGCTAAAATAACGAAAGTGACGGATACCGAAATTGAGGGCTATGCCGAATCAAGTTCTGGAGGTTTTAATGATTACAAAGTTTGTTTTATCCTTCAATTTGATAAACCTTTTCAAAGTTTTAATGCCTGGACTGGAAAAAAACTAACTAGAAATTGCAAAGAAATTTCTGGAAAAGGAGATGTAGGCGCTTTCGTTACTTACAACACCAAGAAAGGAGATCAGGTTCATGTACGTTCGGGTATTTCGTTGGTAAGTATTGAACAAGCGCGCTTAAATTTAAAAACAGAAATGGAGCCGTTTGGCTGGAATATCGAAGCGGTTAAGCAAAACGCCGAAGCTACCTGGAACACGCTTTTGTCAACTATTAAAGTTGAAGGTGGCACGGAAATCGATAAGGTAAAATTTTACACCAATTTATATCGAGTTTTTGCTGCTAAGCAAACCTGGAGTGATGTAAATGGAAAATATGTAGATCCTGCTGAAAATGTTCAAACCTTAGAGTATTGCAAAAGTATATACGGTGGTGATGCATTTTGGAATACGTTTTGGAATTCAAACGGAGTACTAAGTTTGATTGCACCTGATATTATGGAAAACTGGGTAGGAACCCAATTGGAGTTATTTGAGCGTACAGGCTGGACGGGTAAAGGACCAACGGGACTTGAATATTCTGGTATCATGGAGGGGTCGCACGAAATAGCTTTAATGGTTGCAGCTTATCAGAAAGGAATTATTAAAGACAAAGTTATTGCCAGAAAAATTTATGAAGCTGCAAAGTTTATGATGATGACCGAAGGAGTTGCTATTTATGGTGGTGAAGCAGGAAATCCAAAATTGAAAGAATACATGAAATTCGGCTATGTTCCCTATGAAATTGGTAAAACCAATAAGGTTTTGGATTATGCTTTTGACGATTATTGTGTAGCACAAATGGCAAAATCCTTAGGCAAAAAAGCCGATTATGACTATTTCATCAAACGTTCACAAAACTACCGGAATGTTTTTAATGCCGATTTGAAATTTGTAGTTCCAAAAGATTCAAATGGTAAATGGATGTCCAACTATGATGAGTTTTCAAACAATTCTTTTGTAGAAGGAAACGGATGGGAATATTCATTTTATGTACCTCATGATGTGGATGGACTAATTGGTTTGATGGGAAAGAATTTATTTAATAAGCGATTAAACGAAGGCTTTCAGAAATCGGTGGAATATAAATTTGCAGCTCATGCTTTAGATCGTACAACGGGTGAACGAAATGAGTTTTACATTAATCAGGGAAATGAGATAAACATGCAACCTGCTTTTTTGTTCAATTATTCAGGAAAACCTTGGCTAACCCAAAAATGGACTCGTGATATCTTGGAAACATTCTATGGCGCTACACCTTATCAAGCTTGGGAAGGTGATGAAGACGAAGGGCAAATGGGTGGGTGGTTTGTAATGAGTTCGATGGGGTTATTTGAAATGCGTGGTGGTACTGAAACTAACCCAGAGCTTGATCTTACCAGTCCGTTGTTCGATAAGATCACAATTCAATTGGATCCGAAATTTTACAAGGGAAAAGAGTTTGTTATTGAAGCGCACAATAATTCGAAAGAAAATATTTACATCCAATCGGCTACTCTAAATGGTAAACCCTTAACATGGGCCAAAATTCATTTTAAAGATATGGTGAACGGAGGGAAATTGCTTTTTGAGATGGGGCCGTTACCTAACAAAAATTGGGGTGGAAAGCAGTAA